A region of the Cryptococcus deuterogattii R265 chromosome 1, complete sequence genome:
AGCATTTTATCAGCATTAACGCTTTTCACGTCCATCGTCCTGTGTCAACTCACCGGTGTTTTGAAGCCAATTCTTCTGATCACTGGCAGATTCTGGGTTATAGCTAGTAGCATTAACGTAGAAATCTTTTATGTACACATTTTCTGATCCCCATATGAGAGAAGCCCAAAACTGTGGCTGGACAATGCTGAAGTTTTTTATGATGACGTTCTTGCTGTTTTTGATGGCCAGTGACATGGGCCTGTTGAAAAGAAATTTTGTTCAGGATGATAACAAGAACAACTCAGGGCCAACCTGAGAAACCGACTTACCGCCCGAACTTATTTCCGTAGTCCTTTGCGTAATCATACCATACTTGTCCATTTCCATTTATCCCTCCTTTATCATTCCCTTCGAGAATATAATCATTACCCCTCACGATAAACGCAAGTGATTGATTTTGGAAGTCCAAAGGCATACGATTTTCGATCCATGAAGAAATGTTCGTCGAGAAGGATAGCCAACCATGGAGATCAAGAATGGAGTTGGAAAGGTATATGTCAAGGGGGCGACTGATCGTGCTACAATTCAGTAAGATTAGGATAGATGACTAGACACTGAACAAGACTTGAACATACTAGTTGGCATCTGGTAATCTCACAATGCCGCCACAGCCACACTTATGGACAGCTTTCTCAAAGTTGTACGAgtcgtcttctccttctcccaaagAATGCAAGACACAGAGGGGTCGAACCAGCCCTGTGGAAAGGTCTCTATGCTCGGGGTGAAATTCAAATATCTCATGGCGATAAGGCGAAACGTTGTCGATCTCCGAAATACTTTTTTGACCTTGGGATTCGCTGAGCACGAAGAGAGACCCTTGCACGACCGCGCTAGATAGAGCGCagacgaagaggcagaTGAAGCGCATGATGGAGTTGTTGATTTGTTTTGTCAAACAATGACACAGGGCTACTATCAGTTGTAGCGAGCAATGGGCGACGACTGGTTTTAGAGTTTTTAAGAGCTGACTGTCTTTTCTATCTCTCGTTGTTCCGATGGTGATTGCGAATCGGGCCGACATATATTATCGGGGCCGGTGAAGATGCTTCTCGCAGATGACAGCCGCCGCAAGTTTCTTGTAAACCCATGACAGCATAAAGATCATTACTAAGGACTGATGGTGGCCCTCCATGTAATAATTATGAATACTGGGCATTGATCggcatcatcttcaccccGACGAACACGTTCCTTGGCACGAAGGAGTGAGAATTGAGTTCACCGGTCCCGGTGATACCGACAGCTTCACCGGTCACCGGCCGCCGGCCACCGGGACCGGTTCGGTGATACGCCGTTATTGATTGAGACCCATCGTCAACTGCCCGTTGATACTGGGCACGACGAGGCATTAACCACTACCACTAACTACTACTGACTGACGAAAAAATAGGCTGTGATTCAGTCAGCTTAATCATGTCAATCCTGCGTCCTTGTTCCGCTCGTGTTATAATACTACAGAAAAGCCACCCGTTTCGTCCTCTTTTTATatgccttttcttctttcttaCCGTAGGTTAAGTGCTGCTGTACTCTGTGAATCGTGAGTCTTCCGTAGCCCATCATTATTAATTCTATATATTCCTAGTTAACATACTTCAGCTTACATTACCTTTATTTGGAGTGTCCTTCCCCCTAAACGATATGGTGCTACCACGATCTATGAACCCCAGGGTCTTGTCGTACTCTATGGTATCAACGACTTGCTGGGCAACTCTCCATATTATGCAATATGGCTTCGCAATCACTAGCTTGAATGGTATCCAGCAATATGTGACCTGCCAAACTGTAGAAAAAGATCCTGGGGTTCTCCAAATCCCTATAGCAACCCTGGATGATTGTATACATATGACGGTAGGCCATCGCGTCACGGAAATATAAGGGACTGATGAAGGTAATTACGCCAATATAGTCTTTTTCGTTCGGGCTTGTGGTGTCGATTTTTACCCTTGGGGGTCTTCTAGGATCCCTCGCCGCTAGCACAACCACCTCGCGCTATGGTCAAGTGGCGACTTTGCGTCTTTCAGCTGCTATGGTTCTTGCGGGCTCAACTTGCATCGGTTTTGCAGGAAGTAAAAATTATATGTTAATAGGGCGGTATGTCTCCAAAGCGAATTGCATGATATTCGTTACTCATCTATGTACTTAGCGTCCTTGTTGGCATCGGTTGCGGCCTGTCGACTGTAACTGTTCCTGTTTTCATAGCACAAATAGCGCCTCCAATAATGAAGAGGTCTTTGGGCATTTCAAATCAAATATCGATTGTTATCGGCATGTTGGTAGCACAATCAttatccttccctttcgCTCATCCCGGTCGTTGGCGGTTTGTCTTCATCGCGCCGGCTATGCTTGCATTGATTCAACTCGCGGGAAGCCTACTTGTGAAAAATCCTCTGGTGGAATCGCAGGAGGACCCAGAGCTGGAAGCCCTTCTGGAACCATCACAAGAGGTGAAGACATTGACAATCAAAGGCCTTTTCCTATCTCGCGAGCCCGATGTTACACTCCCTTGTGAGTGCAATGAGGTGTATCTGAAAGGCTTCGTGCTAATGTTCGATATTCCGTTATGCAAGTCCACGTTGTTCTTGCAACACAGATGTCGCAGCAATTATGTGGCATTTCACCAGGTATAAATATGCATCTATCTCCGCAAGCCATCTATAAAGCAAGAAGCTGACTAGATTAAACAACCACTTTCCGACAATAGTAATGTACTTTTCAACACGGATTTTAACTCCAGTATTTCAGGGAAACTCTCGGCTGATGGCTCTCATCGTGATCTTGAATAAGCTTCCCATCACCATACTTCCAGCTTTTTTGATTGAGGTATGAGCGGTTCCGTTATGTCCATAATAATTAGAGGTATTGACCAACACTATGACAGCGACTTGGCAGTAGGCGTCTCCTCGTCTTACCCACTTCTATCATGTGCTTCGCTGCTTTACTTCTGGCGTTTGGCATCAATACCAATGCTTCAGGTCTTTCAATCGTTGGTATTATCCTCTTCGTGGTGGCCTTTTCAGTCGGACTTGGGCCTGTGACATGGGTAGTCCTGCCGGAAGTTATGCCCAGCCATGCTTTGAACGCTGCAGGAAGTGTCGGTCTTGCTTTAAACTGGGTTTTAAACTTTGC
Encoded here:
- a CDS encoding polygalacturonase — its product is MRFICLFVCALSSAVVQGSLFVLSESQGQKSISEIDNVSPYRHEIFEFHPEHRDLSTGLVRPLCVLHSLGEGEDDSYNFEKAVHKCGCGGIVRLPDANYTISRPLDIYLSNSILDLHGWLSFSTNISSWIENRMPLDFQNQSLAFIVRGNDYILEGNDKGGINGNGQVWYDYAKDYGNKFGRPMSLAIKNSKNVIIKNFSIVQPQFWASLIWGSENVYIKDFYVNATSYNPESASDQKNWLQNTDGSDTYQSHNVTYENMVYQGGDDCVALKPNSTSITLRNVTCYGGTGIAFGSIAQYSGVKDVIEDVLMEDIRLYPSNQCPAYQGVYFKSWLGYSIGQPPNGGGGGYGYCRNVTVKDVYMENIWHPLVVQSDLTYLTLDREKYADSGLFEWYDIHLKNFTGKALRNRIAWMSCSKLTPCHDWTFEGIDIMPGKRDHPEIHYTCNNFVLGGNDGLNQCHPSNSKLETENGGTL
- a CDS encoding vacuolar membrane protein; translation: MPFLLSYLSFPLNDMVLPRSMNPRVLSYSMVSTTCWATLHIMQYGFAITSLNGIQQYVTCQTVEKDPGVLQIPIATLDDCIHMTSFSFGLVVSIFTLGGLLGSLAASTTTSRYGQVATLRLSAAMVLAGSTCIGFAGSKNYMLIGRVLVGIGCGLSTVTVPVFIAQIAPPIMKRSLGISNQISIVIGMLVAQSLSFPFAHPGRWRFVFIAPAMLALIQLAGSLLVKNPLVESQEDPELEALLEPSQEVKTLTIKGLFLSREPDVTLPFHVVLATQMSQQLCGISPVMYFSTRILTPVFQGNSRLMALIVILNKLPITILPAFLIERLGSRRLLVLPTSIMCFAALLLAFGINTNASGLSIVGIILFVVAFSVGLGPVTWVVLPEVMPSHALNAAGSVGLALNWVLNFAMGVAFLPIQQALSGGEESKEGNVFFILSVTCAIAAFAMGTTFKRYDRRIAVAQ